In the Phycisphaerae bacterium genome, one interval contains:
- a CDS encoding phage terminase large subunit family protein, which translates to MPIDPRKLKPTELVRLLNSTPLGEVISERQLHRHRARAGFRIGDGRTLDLLRYVAWLVIERHRPRPEPDGLTGYEAHKERAAQRNREMALLGRDIATAEWVHASRNPEQRARAERDFRHFCEAYFPQTFHLPWSPDHLKVIRKIEQAVLAGGLFAMAMPRGSGKTSLCEVACLWALVYGHREFVALVGSDEEHAAGMLDSIKVELESNDLLEDDFSEVVGPVRALEGIHQRAAGQLYQGKQTHIGWTAREIVLPTLPPLEWLGNHSPRSNGAIVCVAGITGRIRGMKHKRADGSSVRPSLVLIDDPQTDESARSPSQCVTRERILAGAILGLAGPGRKIAGLMTLTVVRPDDLADRILDREKHPQWQGERTKMVYAWPTDEALWTRYAELWRLGMQADRGIADATEFYRANRAAMDAGAVIAWPERHHPDELSAIQHAMNLKLDRGEAAFWAEYQNEPLPEEQVDDELLTVDQILAKLNGQRRGEVPLAATHVTMFVDVQAKALFWLVAAWEDNFTGYVLDYGTEPDQKAEYFTLRDMRRTLGAAAPRAGIEGAIYAGLDRLTERTLGREWQRDDGAQVRIDRCLIDANWGQSSDVVYQFCRQSKFAGIVLPSHGRYVGASSIPFIEYKRKRGDRVGLNWRIPVITGRRTVRHVVFDTNYWKSLIQARLAVPMGDPGCLSLFGRQPERHRLLADHLTSEYRVKTAGRGRTVDEWKLRVDGLDNHWLDCLIGCAVAASMGGAAPPGLVGDTPKARPAVRLSELRRSRR; encoded by the coding sequence GTGCCGATTGACCCGCGCAAACTGAAGCCGACCGAACTGGTCCGGCTGCTCAACAGCACACCGCTCGGCGAGGTCATCTCCGAGCGGCAGCTGCACCGCCATCGCGCGCGGGCGGGATTTCGGATCGGCGACGGCCGCACGCTCGATCTGCTGCGCTACGTGGCCTGGCTGGTGATCGAGCGGCACCGGCCACGACCGGAGCCGGATGGTCTTACCGGCTATGAGGCTCACAAGGAGCGCGCCGCGCAGCGCAACCGCGAGATGGCGCTGCTCGGGCGGGACATCGCCACGGCCGAATGGGTCCACGCCTCGCGCAATCCCGAGCAACGCGCGCGGGCCGAACGCGACTTTCGCCACTTCTGCGAGGCGTACTTCCCGCAGACGTTTCACCTGCCGTGGTCACCCGACCACCTGAAGGTCATCCGGAAGATCGAACAGGCCGTGCTCGCGGGCGGGCTGTTCGCGATGGCGATGCCGCGCGGGAGCGGCAAGACGTCGCTGTGCGAAGTCGCCTGCCTGTGGGCGCTGGTGTACGGTCACCGGGAATTCGTCGCGCTCGTCGGCAGCGACGAGGAGCACGCCGCCGGCATGCTCGACAGCATCAAGGTCGAGTTGGAATCGAACGACCTGCTGGAAGACGACTTCAGCGAGGTCGTCGGGCCGGTGCGGGCGCTCGAGGGCATTCACCAGCGCGCCGCGGGCCAGCTCTACCAGGGGAAGCAGACGCACATCGGCTGGACGGCGCGCGAGATCGTGCTGCCCACGTTGCCGCCGCTGGAGTGGCTGGGGAACCACTCGCCGCGGTCCAACGGCGCGATCGTTTGCGTGGCCGGCATCACGGGGCGCATTCGCGGCATGAAGCACAAGCGGGCGGACGGTTCATCCGTGCGACCGTCGCTGGTGCTGATTGACGATCCGCAGACCGACGAGTCCGCCCGCAGCCCGAGCCAGTGCGTCACGCGCGAGCGCATCCTCGCCGGCGCCATCCTGGGTCTGGCTGGCCCGGGCCGCAAGATTGCGGGCTTGATGACACTGACGGTGGTCCGGCCGGACGACCTGGCCGACCGCATCCTCGATCGCGAGAAGCATCCGCAGTGGCAGGGCGAACGGACGAAGATGGTCTACGCCTGGCCCACGGACGAAGCGCTGTGGACGCGCTACGCCGAATTGTGGCGGCTGGGTATGCAGGCCGACCGCGGGATCGCTGACGCCACGGAATTCTACCGCGCCAACCGCGCGGCGATGGACGCCGGCGCGGTGATCGCCTGGCCAGAGCGACACCATCCGGACGAATTGTCCGCAATCCAGCACGCCATGAACCTCAAGCTCGACCGGGGGGAAGCGGCATTCTGGGCGGAGTACCAGAACGAGCCGCTACCTGAGGAGCAGGTCGATGACGAGCTGCTCACGGTCGACCAGATCTTGGCGAAGCTCAACGGTCAGCGCCGCGGCGAGGTGCCGCTGGCGGCCACGCACGTGACGATGTTCGTCGACGTGCAAGCCAAGGCGCTCTTCTGGCTCGTCGCCGCGTGGGAGGACAACTTCACGGGATACGTGCTCGACTACGGGACCGAGCCGGATCAGAAGGCCGAGTATTTCACACTGCGTGACATGCGGCGCACGCTGGGAGCCGCTGCACCGCGGGCCGGGATCGAGGGGGCGATCTACGCAGGCCTCGACCGGCTGACGGAGCGGACGTTGGGGCGCGAGTGGCAGCGCGACGATGGGGCGCAGGTGCGGATCGACCGCTGTCTGATCGACGCGAACTGGGGCCAGTCGTCGGACGTCGTGTACCAGTTTTGCCGGCAGAGCAAGTTCGCCGGCATAGTGCTGCCCAGCCACGGCCGGTATGTCGGCGCGTCGTCGATTCCGTTCATCGAGTACAAGCGCAAGCGCGGGGACCGCGTGGGGCTGAACTGGCGCATCCCCGTGATCACCGGCCGGCGCACCGTCCGGCACGTCGTGTTCGACACGAACTATTGGAAGTCGTTAATCCAGGCCCGCTTGGCCGTGCCGATGGGTGATCCGGGCTGTCTGTCGCTGTTCGGTCGTCAGCCGGAGCGTCACCGCCTGCTCGCTGACCACCTGACCAGCGAGTACCGCGTCAAGACCGCGGGCCGGGGCCGGACCGTCGACGAGTGGAAGCTGCGCGTCGACGGTCTCGACAACCACTGGCTGGATTGCCTAATCGGCTGCGCCGTGGCGGCTTCGATGGGCGGCGCCGCTCCGCCCGGGCTGGTAGGCGACACACCGAAGGCCCGCCCGGCCGTGCGGCTCTCGGAATTGCGGAGATCCCGGCGATGA